A section of the Malus sylvestris chromosome 17, drMalSylv7.2, whole genome shotgun sequence genome encodes:
- the LOC126610490 gene encoding protein MAIN-LIKE 1-like isoform X2, with amino-acid sequence MKKARKTKEAARSSKNINANEKNVPVHPPASTRKRKAASSNESEVVDDSVEDKPSVDGVVDNIQATDNTNVGAIVLVTDDTNVGANVSATDDIDVGVDAEATEPFPGGPTDTSLLKSFKSHVAAAVWNNEERGPLRCMSKWNTLKEWKWQDKQNNNTFRKYITESCLLPLLECTYRIVDKIVVSAFVERWQPETNTFHLPFGEMTITLDDVSNLIGVPITGKAISLQADDVMSNHELLVELLGVNDEEATEALSEFNEEYVTLSWLRKHFEGVSDTDSMEANKCAARAYLLYLLGCTLFVDKSGTRVHVTYLRLLRDLDAVRGYAWGASALAWLYRQLGQSTRSKVKQMSGYMTLLEAWVYEHMHLICSPNYDQNYSDIDPRACRWKPRMSSGTTTDDLQKMRKKLDSLTANQVTWEPYKSRRQAQPFHEITYFTGMLKCFDVVEPYCPERVLRQFGRVQTIPKAPCVLPRSTRATHASVNKLLYEYIDGMWDGWQNHVLHQNNRSSPVSIASDVVSGYLDWYHKVSHPFVHNPAHSTSSFDPQYTSHTSYYQDRVQRILNITRRIVDMGKEVALRDFPDDVYNAVESIQNLLEGRSSDG; translated from the exons AtgaagaaggcaagaaaaacTAAGGAGGCTGCAAGATCATCTAAGAATATTAATGCTAATGAGAAAAATGTTCCGGTACATCCCCCTGCATCTACGCGAAAGCGAAAGGCTGCCTCCTCTAATGAATCAGAG GTGGTTGATGATTCTGTAGAGGATAAACCATCTGTGGATGGTGTTGTAGACAACATCCAAGCTACGGACAATACAAATGTTGGGGCTATAGTCTTAGTTACAGACGATACAAATGTTGGGGCCAACGTCTCAGCTACAGACGATATAGATGTTGGGGTTGATGCCGAAGCGACAGAGCCTTTTCCAGGAGGGCCAACAGATACATCATTGCTAAAGAGTTTTAAGAGTCATGTTGCTGCGGCAGTTTGGAATAATGAG GAACGTGGTCCGCTAAGGTGCATGTCCAAGTGGAATACACTGAAAGAATGGAAATGGCAGGAcaagcaaaataataacacttttaggaagtacattacagaGTCATGTTTGTTACCACTGCTGGAGTGTACTTATCGAATTGTTGATAAGATAGTGGTCTCTGCTTTTGTTGAGCGCTGGCAGCCGGAGACTAATACCTTTCACCTACCGTTTGGTGAGATGACCATTACTTTAGACGACGTTTCAAACCTCATAG GGGTTCCTATCACGGGCAAGGCGATCTCTTTACAAGCAGATGATGTCATGAGTAATCATGAACTATTGGTAGAGTTATTAGGGGTTAATGACGAGGAGGCAACCGAGGCTTTGAGCGAGTTCAATGAAGAATATGTGACTCTTTCTTGGTTACGAAAACATTTTGAAGGTGTGAGTGATACAGACTCAATGGAAGCAAATAAGTGTGCAGCTAGGGCTTACTTGTTGTACTTGTTGGGATGTACTCTTTTTGTGGACAAAAGCGGGACTAGGGTACATGTTACTTATCTAAGACTACTTAGGGATCTTGATGCTGTAAGAGGTTATGCATGGGGTGCTAGTGCACTAGCTTGGTTATATCGTCAGTTAGGGCAATCAACTAGATCTAAGGTCAAGCAAATGAGTGGCTATATGACCTTGTTAGAGGCATGGGTGTACGAACACATGCATCTAATTTGTAGCCCTAATTATGACCAAAATTACTCTGATATTGACCCTCGTGCTTGTCGTTGGAAGCCACGAATGTCTAGTGGAACCACGACAGATGACTTGCAGAAGATGAGGAAAAAGTTAGATTCTTTGACAGCCAACCAG GTCACCTGGGAACCCTACAAATCTCGTAGACAAGCACAACCGTTTCATGAGATAACATACTTTACTGGGATGTTAAAATGCTTCGACGTTGTTGAGCCTTACTGTCCTGAGAGGGTACTTAGGCAGTTTGGACGTGTCCAGACAATTCCAAAGGCACCGTGTGTCCTTCCTCGAAGCACAAGAGCAACTCATGCATCAGTTAACAAGTTATTATATGAATACATTGATGGGATGTGGGATGGGTGGCAGAATCATGTCTTGCATCAAAATAACCGAAGCAGCCCAGTTAGCATTGCATCAGATGTTGTCTCGGGGTACTTGGACTGGTACCACAAAGTATCTCATCCTTTTGTTCACAACCCAGCACATAGTACTTCCTCATTTGACCCACAATATACCTCGCACACGTCATACTATCAG GATCGTGTGCAACGTATCCTGAACATCACTAGGCGTATAGTGGACATGGGGAAGGAAGTTGCATTGAGAGATTTCCCTGATGATGTCTACAACGCAGTTGAGAGCATACAAAATCTTTTAGAGGGTAGAAGTTCGGATGGATGA
- the LOC126610490 gene encoding protein MAIN-LIKE 1-like isoform X4, producing MSHVAAAVWNNEERGPLRCMSKWNTLKEWKWQDKQNNNTFRKYITESCLLPLLECTYRIVDKIVVSAFVERWQPETNTFHLPFGEMTITLDDVSNLIGVPITGKAISLQADDVMSNHELLVELLGVNDEEATEALSEFNEEYVTLSWLRKHFEGVSDTDSMEANKCAARAYLLYLLGCTLFVDKSGTRVHVTYLRLLRDLDAVRGYAWGASALAWLYRQLGQSTRSKVKQMSGYMTLLEAWVYEHMHLICSPNYDQNYSDIDPRACRWKPRMSSGTTTDDLQKMRKKLDSLTANQVTWEPYKSRRQAQPFHEITYFTGMLKCFDVVEPYCPERVLRQFGRVQTIPKAPCVLPRSTRATHASVNKLLYEYIDGMWDGWQNHVLHQNNRSSPVSIASDVVSGYLDWYHKVSHPFVHNPAHSTSSFDPQYTSHTSYYQDRVQRILNITRRIVDMGKEVALRDFPDDVYNAVESIQNLLEGRSSDG from the exons ATGAGTCACGTTGCTGCTGCAGTTTGGAATAATGAG GAACGTGGTCCGCTAAGGTGCATGTCCAAGTGGAATACACTGAAAGAATGGAAATGGCAGGAcaagcaaaataataacacttttaggaagtacattacagaGTCATGTTTGTTACCACTGCTGGAGTGTACTTATCGAATTGTTGATAAGATAGTGGTCTCTGCTTTTGTTGAGCGCTGGCAGCCGGAGACTAATACCTTTCACCTACCGTTTGGTGAGATGACCATTACTTTAGACGACGTTTCAAACCTCATAG GGGTTCCTATCACGGGCAAGGCGATCTCTTTACAAGCAGATGATGTCATGAGTAATCATGAACTATTGGTAGAGTTATTAGGGGTTAATGACGAGGAGGCAACCGAGGCTTTGAGCGAGTTCAATGAAGAATATGTGACTCTTTCTTGGTTACGAAAACATTTTGAAGGTGTGAGTGATACAGACTCAATGGAAGCAAATAAGTGTGCAGCTAGGGCTTACTTGTTGTACTTGTTGGGATGTACTCTTTTTGTGGACAAAAGCGGGACTAGGGTACATGTTACTTATCTAAGACTACTTAGGGATCTTGATGCTGTAAGAGGTTATGCATGGGGTGCTAGTGCACTAGCTTGGTTATATCGTCAGTTAGGGCAATCAACTAGATCTAAGGTCAAGCAAATGAGTGGCTATATGACCTTGTTAGAGGCATGGGTGTACGAACACATGCATCTAATTTGTAGCCCTAATTATGACCAAAATTACTCTGATATTGACCCTCGTGCTTGTCGTTGGAAGCCACGAATGTCTAGTGGAACCACGACAGATGACTTGCAGAAGATGAGGAAAAAGTTAGATTCTTTGACAGCCAACCAG GTCACCTGGGAACCCTACAAATCTCGTAGACAAGCACAACCGTTTCATGAGATAACATACTTTACTGGGATGTTAAAATGCTTCGACGTTGTTGAGCCTTACTGTCCTGAGAGGGTACTTAGGCAGTTTGGACGTGTCCAGACAATTCCAAAGGCACCGTGTGTCCTTCCTCGAAGCACAAGAGCAACTCATGCATCAGTTAACAAGTTATTATATGAATACATTGATGGGATGTGGGATGGGTGGCAGAATCATGTCTTGCATCAAAATAACCGAAGCAGCCCAGTTAGCATTGCATCAGATGTTGTCTCGGGGTACTTGGACTGGTACCACAAAGTATCTCATCCTTTTGTTCACAACCCAGCACATAGTACTTCCTCATTTGACCCACAATATACCTCGCACACGTCATACTATCAG GATCGTGTGCAACGTATCCTGAACATCACTAGGCGTATAGTGGACATGGGGAAGGAAGTTGCATTGAGAGATTTCCCTGATGATGTCTACAACGCAGTTGAGAGCATACAAAATCTTTTAGAGGGTAGAAGTTCGGATGGATGA
- the LOC126610490 gene encoding protein MAIN-LIKE 1-like isoform X1 — protein sequence MKKARKTKEAARSSKKSNANEKNVPVHPPASVLKRKAASSNESEVVDDSVEDKPSVDGVVDNIQATDNTNVGAIVLVTDDTNVGANVSATDDIDVGVDAEATEPFPGGPTDTSLLKSFKSHVAAAVWNNEERGPLRCMSKWNTLKEWKWQDKQNNNTFRKYITESCLLPLLECTYRIVDKIVVSAFVERWQPETNTFHLPFGEMTITLDDVSNLIGVPITGKAISLQADDVMSNHELLVELLGVNDEEATEALSEFNEEYVTLSWLRKHFEGVSDTDSMEANKCAARAYLLYLLGCTLFVDKSGTRVHVTYLRLLRDLDAVRGYAWGASALAWLYRQLGQSTRSKVKQMSGYMTLLEAWVYEHMHLICSPNYDQNYSDIDPRACRWKPRMSSGTTTDDLQKMRKKLDSLTANQVTWEPYKSRRQAQPFHEITYFTGMLKCFDVVEPYCPERVLRQFGRVQTIPKAPCVLPRSTRATHASVNKLLYEYIDGMWDGWQNHVLHQNNRSSPVSIASDVVSGYLDWYHKVSHPFVHNPAHSTSSFDPQYTSHTSYYQDRVQRILNITRRIVDMGKEVALRDFPDDVYNAVESIQNLLEGRSSDG from the exons AtgaagaaggcaagaaaaacTAAGGAGGCTGCAAGATCATCTAAGAAAAGTAATGCTAATGAAAAAAATGTTCCCGTACATCCCCCTGCATCTGTGCTAAAGCGAAAGGCTGCCTCCTCTAATGAATCAGAGGTGGTTGATGATTCTGTAGAGGATAAACCATCTGTGGATGGTGTTGTAGACAACATCCAAGCTACGGACAATACAAATGTTGGGGCTATAGTCTTAGTTACAGACGATACAAATGTTGGGGCCAACGTCTCAGCTACAGACGATATAGATGTTGGGGTTGATGCCGAAGCGACAGAGCCTTTTCCAGGAGGGCCAACAGATACATCATTGCTAAAGAGTTTTAAGAGTCATGTTGCTGCGGCAGTTTGGAATAATGAG GAACGTGGTCCGCTAAGGTGCATGTCCAAGTGGAATACACTGAAAGAATGGAAATGGCAGGAcaagcaaaataataacacttttaggaagtacattacagaGTCATGTTTGTTACCACTGCTGGAGTGTACTTATCGAATTGTTGATAAGATAGTGGTCTCTGCTTTTGTTGAGCGCTGGCAGCCGGAGACTAATACCTTTCACCTACCGTTTGGTGAGATGACCATTACTTTAGACGACGTTTCAAACCTCATAG GGGTTCCTATCACGGGCAAGGCGATCTCTTTACAAGCAGATGATGTCATGAGTAATCATGAACTATTGGTAGAGTTATTAGGGGTTAATGACGAGGAGGCAACCGAGGCTTTGAGCGAGTTCAATGAAGAATATGTGACTCTTTCTTGGTTACGAAAACATTTTGAAGGTGTGAGTGATACAGACTCAATGGAAGCAAATAAGTGTGCAGCTAGGGCTTACTTGTTGTACTTGTTGGGATGTACTCTTTTTGTGGACAAAAGCGGGACTAGGGTACATGTTACTTATCTAAGACTACTTAGGGATCTTGATGCTGTAAGAGGTTATGCATGGGGTGCTAGTGCACTAGCTTGGTTATATCGTCAGTTAGGGCAATCAACTAGATCTAAGGTCAAGCAAATGAGTGGCTATATGACCTTGTTAGAGGCATGGGTGTACGAACACATGCATCTAATTTGTAGCCCTAATTATGACCAAAATTACTCTGATATTGACCCTCGTGCTTGTCGTTGGAAGCCACGAATGTCTAGTGGAACCACGACAGATGACTTGCAGAAGATGAGGAAAAAGTTAGATTCTTTGACAGCCAACCAG GTCACCTGGGAACCCTACAAATCTCGTAGACAAGCACAACCGTTTCATGAGATAACATACTTTACTGGGATGTTAAAATGCTTCGACGTTGTTGAGCCTTACTGTCCTGAGAGGGTACTTAGGCAGTTTGGACGTGTCCAGACAATTCCAAAGGCACCGTGTGTCCTTCCTCGAAGCACAAGAGCAACTCATGCATCAGTTAACAAGTTATTATATGAATACATTGATGGGATGTGGGATGGGTGGCAGAATCATGTCTTGCATCAAAATAACCGAAGCAGCCCAGTTAGCATTGCATCAGATGTTGTCTCGGGGTACTTGGACTGGTACCACAAAGTATCTCATCCTTTTGTTCACAACCCAGCACATAGTACTTCCTCATTTGACCCACAATATACCTCGCACACGTCATACTATCAG GATCGTGTGCAACGTATCCTGAACATCACTAGGCGTATAGTGGACATGGGGAAGGAAGTTGCATTGAGAGATTTCCCTGATGATGTCTACAACGCAGTTGAGAGCATACAAAATCTTTTAGAGGGTAGAAGTTCGGATGGATGA
- the LOC126610490 gene encoding protein MAIN-LIKE 1-like isoform X5, with protein MSHVAAAVWNNEERGPLRCMSKWKTLKEWKWQDKQNNDTYRRNITESCLLPLLECTYRIFDKIVVSAFVERGQPETNTFHLPFGEMTITLDDVSNLIGVPITGKAISLQADDVMSNHELLVELLGVNDEEATEALSEFNEEYVTLSWLRKHFEGVSDTDSMEANKCAARAYLLYLLGCTLFVDKSGTRVHVTYLRLLRDLDAVRGYAWGASALAWLYRQLGQSTRSKVKQMSGYMTLLEAWVYEHMHLICSPNYDQNYSDIDPRACRWKPRMSSGTTTDDLQKMRKKLDSLTANQVTWEPYKSRRQAQPFHEITYFTGMLKCFDVVEPYCPERVLRQFGRVQTIPKAPCVLPRSTRATHASVNKLLYEYIDGMWDGWQNHVLHQNNRSSPVSIASDVVSGYLDWYHKVSHPFVHNPAHSTSSFDPQYTSHTSYYQDRVQRILNITRRIVDMGKEVALRDFPDDVYNAVESIQNLLEGRSSDG; from the exons ATGAGTCACGTTGCTGCTGCAGTTTGGAATAATGAG GAACGTGGTCCGCTAAGGTGCATGTCCAAGTGGAAAACACTGAAAGAATGGAAATGGCAGGACAAGCAAAATAATGACACTTATAGGAGGAACATTACAGAATCATGTTTGTTACCACTGCTGGAGTGTACTTATCGAATTTTTGATAAGATAGTGGTCTCTGCTTTTGTTGAGCGCGGGCAGCCGGAGAC TAATACCTTTCACCTACCGTTTGGTGAGATGACCATTACTTTAGACGACGTTTCAAACCTCATAG GGGTTCCTATCACGGGCAAGGCGATCTCTTTACAAGCAGATGATGTCATGAGTAATCATGAACTATTGGTAGAGTTATTAGGGGTTAATGACGAGGAGGCAACCGAGGCTTTGAGCGAGTTCAATGAAGAATATGTGACTCTTTCTTGGTTACGAAAACATTTTGAAGGTGTGAGTGATACAGACTCAATGGAAGCAAATAAGTGTGCAGCTAGGGCTTACTTGTTGTACTTGTTGGGATGTACTCTTTTTGTGGACAAAAGCGGGACTAGGGTACATGTTACTTATCTAAGACTACTTAGGGATCTTGATGCTGTAAGAGGTTATGCATGGGGTGCTAGTGCACTAGCTTGGTTATATCGTCAGTTAGGGCAATCAACTAGATCTAAGGTCAAGCAAATGAGTGGCTATATGACCTTGTTAGAGGCATGGGTGTACGAACACATGCATCTAATTTGTAGCCCTAATTATGACCAAAATTACTCTGATATTGACCCTCGTGCTTGTCGTTGGAAGCCACGAATGTCTAGTGGAACCACGACAGATGACTTGCAGAAGATGAGGAAAAAGTTAGATTCTTTGACAGCCAACCAG GTCACCTGGGAACCCTACAAATCTCGTAGACAAGCACAACCGTTTCATGAGATAACATACTTTACTGGGATGTTAAAATGCTTCGACGTTGTTGAGCCTTACTGTCCTGAGAGGGTACTTAGGCAGTTTGGACGTGTCCAGACAATTCCAAAGGCACCGTGTGTCCTTCCTCGAAGCACAAGAGCAACTCATGCATCAGTTAACAAGTTATTATATGAATACATTGATGGGATGTGGGATGGGTGGCAGAATCATGTCTTGCATCAAAATAACCGAAGCAGCCCAGTTAGCATTGCATCAGATGTTGTCTCGGGGTACTTGGACTGGTACCACAAAGTATCTCATCCTTTTGTTCACAACCCAGCACATAGTACTTCCTCATTTGACCCACAATATACCTCGCACACGTCATACTATCAG GATCGTGTGCAACGTATCCTGAACATCACTAGGCGTATAGTGGACATGGGGAAGGAAGTTGCATTGAGAGATTTCCCTGATGATGTCTACAACGCAGTTGAGAGCATACAAAATCTTTTAGAGGGTAGAAGTTCGGATGGATGA
- the LOC126610490 gene encoding protein MAIN-LIKE 1-like isoform X3, producing the protein MSHVAAAVWNNEVLLVWERGPLRCMSKWKTLKEWKWQDKQNNDTYRRNITESCLLPLLECTYRIFDKIVVSAFVERGQPETNTFHLPFGEMTITLDDVSNLIGVPITGKAISLQADDVMSNHELLVELLGVNDEEATEALSEFNEEYVTLSWLRKHFEGVSDTDSMEANKCAARAYLLYLLGCTLFVDKSGTRVHVTYLRLLRDLDAVRGYAWGASALAWLYRQLGQSTRSKVKQMSGYMTLLEAWVYEHMHLICSPNYDQNYSDIDPRACRWKPRMSSGTTTDDLQKMRKKLDSLTANQVTWEPYKSRRQAQPFHEITYFTGMLKCFDVVEPYCPERVLRQFGRVQTIPKAPCVLPRSTRATHASVNKLLYEYIDGMWDGWQNHVLHQNNRSSPVSIASDVVSGYLDWYHKVSHPFVHNPAHSTSSFDPQYTSHTSYYQDRVQRILNITRRIVDMGKEVALRDFPDDVYNAVESIQNLLEGRSSDG; encoded by the exons ATGAGTCACGTTGCTGCTGCAGTTTGGAATAATGAGGTATTGTTAGTTTGG GAACGTGGTCCGCTAAGGTGCATGTCCAAGTGGAAAACACTGAAAGAATGGAAATGGCAGGACAAGCAAAATAATGACACTTATAGGAGGAACATTACAGAATCATGTTTGTTACCACTGCTGGAGTGTACTTATCGAATTTTTGATAAGATAGTGGTCTCTGCTTTTGTTGAGCGCGGGCAGCCGGAGAC TAATACCTTTCACCTACCGTTTGGTGAGATGACCATTACTTTAGACGACGTTTCAAACCTCATAG GGGTTCCTATCACGGGCAAGGCGATCTCTTTACAAGCAGATGATGTCATGAGTAATCATGAACTATTGGTAGAGTTATTAGGGGTTAATGACGAGGAGGCAACCGAGGCTTTGAGCGAGTTCAATGAAGAATATGTGACTCTTTCTTGGTTACGAAAACATTTTGAAGGTGTGAGTGATACAGACTCAATGGAAGCAAATAAGTGTGCAGCTAGGGCTTACTTGTTGTACTTGTTGGGATGTACTCTTTTTGTGGACAAAAGCGGGACTAGGGTACATGTTACTTATCTAAGACTACTTAGGGATCTTGATGCTGTAAGAGGTTATGCATGGGGTGCTAGTGCACTAGCTTGGTTATATCGTCAGTTAGGGCAATCAACTAGATCTAAGGTCAAGCAAATGAGTGGCTATATGACCTTGTTAGAGGCATGGGTGTACGAACACATGCATCTAATTTGTAGCCCTAATTATGACCAAAATTACTCTGATATTGACCCTCGTGCTTGTCGTTGGAAGCCACGAATGTCTAGTGGAACCACGACAGATGACTTGCAGAAGATGAGGAAAAAGTTAGATTCTTTGACAGCCAACCAG GTCACCTGGGAACCCTACAAATCTCGTAGACAAGCACAACCGTTTCATGAGATAACATACTTTACTGGGATGTTAAAATGCTTCGACGTTGTTGAGCCTTACTGTCCTGAGAGGGTACTTAGGCAGTTTGGACGTGTCCAGACAATTCCAAAGGCACCGTGTGTCCTTCCTCGAAGCACAAGAGCAACTCATGCATCAGTTAACAAGTTATTATATGAATACATTGATGGGATGTGGGATGGGTGGCAGAATCATGTCTTGCATCAAAATAACCGAAGCAGCCCAGTTAGCATTGCATCAGATGTTGTCTCGGGGTACTTGGACTGGTACCACAAAGTATCTCATCCTTTTGTTCACAACCCAGCACATAGTACTTCCTCATTTGACCCACAATATACCTCGCACACGTCATACTATCAG GATCGTGTGCAACGTATCCTGAACATCACTAGGCGTATAGTGGACATGGGGAAGGAAGTTGCATTGAGAGATTTCCCTGATGATGTCTACAACGCAGTTGAGAGCATACAAAATCTTTTAGAGGGTAGAAGTTCGGATGGATGA
- the LOC126610482 gene encoding uncharacterized protein LOC126610482, translating to MAAASRTTIVPQILNGEHDYKDWSVRVKTYLLSKDLWDVVESEHPEQEGVGDFKFKAWRKNNAGALHAIQLSCGPRTFPSIRDKTTAKAAWDTLEALFNREKRKLLNIQDRDEIQRREYQGFFAAVRRGDWHETKLFLDQHADATGRKDSLGTALHNAVIFKQEQIVEELVKFMKEEELEIQSSDGWTALAYAARDNLNMVKCIVTQNQNLIGIAGEGSQMTPILIAAMHDRWDIVRYLFDLTPPLDLLPHEGPYGSQLLVFCLFAKQFDFAWMLLQCIPMLAYTQGQGKYSPLSAIASVPSAFLSGTSLKFWQSLIYKCIHIEDAGRISGFYINVGSQENEQGNQENSTAFGLLQGLPSRLSEFFGINGIREVKLIHVRSRQILDCMCDDIKQLNDEEMRDGLVYEAVYSAVQNGIVEVVIPLCKARPELLFRGLEDGKNIFHYAVECRQENVYSLIYGVGQRNLITTLRDNSGNSILHYAGMLSPLASRKLDRIAGAAFQMQRERQWYKEVESIVVPLSGASTLNKDGLTPPQLFTEEHKELLEDGEKWMRSAAKSYTVVNALIITIMFAAVYTVPGGNNQMTGFPIFLNGKVFMVFIGSDAISLCTSATSALIFLSILTSRYAEDDFLKSLPTKMILGLSALLISIASMMVAFSSALFIMFQDKLWFIYPFIFLAAIPVILFIGMQLPLLFMIFKSTYCERVFDKKIKQWI from the exons ATGGCAGCTGCGTCTAGGACTACAATTGTTCCTCAAATCCTCAACGGAGAACACGATTATAAGGATTGGAGTGTCCGCGTCAAAACCTATCTGCTCAGTAAAGATCTTTGGGACGTTGTTGAAAGTGAACACCCTGAACAGGAAGGCGTTGGAGACTTTAAGTTTAAGGCTTGGAGGAAGAATAATGCCGGAGCTTTGCATGCAATCCAACTTTCTTGCGGGCCGCGTACTTTTCCTTCTATCCGTGACAAAACCACCGCCAAAGCTGCGTGGGATACTTTGGAAGCACTGTTCAACCGAGAAAAACGCAAGTT ACTGAACATACAAGACCGAG ATGAGATCCAGCGGCGGGAATATCAAGGTTTCTTCGCTGCTGTAAGGAGGGGTGATTGGCATGAAACGAAGTTGTTTCTTGACCAACACGCCGATGCAACAGGACGAAAGGATTCATTGGGGACAGCTCTTCACAACGCAGTAATATTCAAGCAGGAGCAAATTGTGGAAGAGCTGGTGAAGTTCATGAAGGAGGAAGAATTGGAGATACAATCTAGTGATGGTTGGACGGCTCTCGCTTATGCTGCTAGAGACAACCTCAATATGGTAAAATGCATTGTTACGCAGAACCAGAACCTGATTGGCATTGCCGGAGAGGGCAGCCAAATGACTCCGATTCTAATCGCTGCTATGCATGACCGATGGGATATAGTTCGGTACCTCTTCGATCTTACTCCACCCCTAGATCTACTGCCACATGAAGGCCCTTACGGCTCTCAACTTCTTGTCTTTTGTCTTTTTGCCAAACAATTTG ATTTTGCATGGATGTTGCTTCAGTGTATCCCAATGTTAGCATATACTCAAGGCCAAGGAAAATACTCCCCTTTGTCTGCAATTGCTAGTGTGCCCTCTGCATTTCTGAGTGGAACATCGCTCAAATTCTGGCAATCGTTGATCTATAAAT GTATACACATAGAAGATGCAGGTCGTATCAGtggtttttatataaatgttgGAAGTCAAGAAAATGAACAAGGCAATCAAGAGAATAGCACAG CCTTCGGTTTATTACAAGGACTTCCATCGAGACTTTCAGAGTTTTTTG GAATCAACGGCATTCGTGAAGTGAAATTGATCCATGTTCGGTCACGTCAAATTTTGGACTGCATGTGTGACGACATAAAACAGTTgaatgatgaagaaatgagggaTGGCCTTGTGTATGAAGCAGTATACAGTGCTGTCCAAAATGGGATTGTTGAGGTCGTTATTCCTCTATGTAAAGCCAGACCAGAATTATTGTTCAGAGGCCTAGAGGACGGAAAGAACATATTTCATTATGCTGTTGAATGCCGTCAAGAAAATGTTTATAGCCTTATATACGGGGTTGGTCAAAGAAATCTCATTACGACTTTGAGAGATAATTCCGGCAACAGCATACTACATTATGCCGGGATGTTATCTCCATTGGCAAGCAGAAAGCTTGATCGTATTGCGGGTGCAGCCTTCCAAATGCAGAGAGAAAGGCAATGGTACAAG GAGGTAGAGAGTATTGTGGTTCCACTCTCGGGAGCCTCAACTTTAAACAAAGATGGTTTAACACCCCCACAATTATTTACCGAGGAACACAAGGAATTGCTCGAGGATGGAGAAAAATGGATGAGAAGTGCAGCAAAATCTTATACGGTTGTCAATGCCCTCATTATTACAATCATGTTTGCTGCAGTATATACTGTTCCTGGTGGAAACAACCAAATGACAGGGTTTCCCATATTCTTAAACGGAAAGGTATTTATGGTTTTTATAGGTTCGGATGCTATTTCGCTTTGTACTTCTGCAACTTCAGCGTTGATATTTTTGAGCATCCTTACATCGCGTTATGCTGAAGATGATTTCCTTAAATCCCTACCCACAAAGATGATACTAGGCCTTTCCGCACTCTTGATCTCCATCGCCTCCATGATGGTTGCCTTTTCATCTGCCCTATTCATCATGTTTCAGGATAAATTATGGTTTATTTATCCATTCATTTTCCTTGCTGCTATACCCGTCATTTTATTTATTGGGATGCAACTTCCTCTGCTCTTTATGATTTTCAAGTCTACTTATTGTGAACGAGTATTCGATAAGAAAATCAAACAGTGGATATAA